A window of the Lysinibacillus irui genome harbors these coding sequences:
- a CDS encoding alpha/beta hydrolase gives MQHIFYKGTDETKPTLLLLHGTGGNEESLIGLAKEIDETANILSVRGNVLEHGMPRFFRRLAEGVFDIEDLIFRTKELYEFLQEAAQQYGFDRQRIVAIGYSNGANIAASLLFHYDDALAGAILHHPMVPRRGIELPQLSSIPVFIGAGTNDQMCTAQESEDLETLLTSAGAKVTTKWFDFGHQLTIPEVHAAKEWYNSIYA, from the coding sequence GTGCAACACATTTTTTATAAAGGGACAGATGAAACAAAACCGACGTTATTGTTGTTACATGGCACGGGAGGTAATGAAGAAAGTCTAATTGGGCTGGCAAAAGAGATAGATGAAACAGCTAATATTTTAAGTGTACGTGGAAATGTACTTGAACATGGAATGCCGCGATTTTTCCGTCGACTAGCAGAAGGTGTCTTTGATATAGAGGATTTAATCTTTCGTACAAAGGAGCTATATGAATTTTTACAGGAGGCAGCACAGCAATATGGCTTTGATCGGCAACGAATTGTAGCGATAGGTTATTCAAATGGTGCTAATATTGCGGCAAGCTTGCTATTCCATTATGATGATGCATTAGCGGGAGCTATTTTACATCATCCAATGGTACCAAGACGTGGAATTGAATTACCGCAACTTTCTTCTATTCCTGTATTTATCGGTGCTGGTACGAATGATCAGATGTGTACTGCACAAGAATCTGAGGATTTAGAAACACTGTTAACTTCAGCAGGTGCTAAGGTTACGACAAAATGGTTTGATTTTGGACATCAGCTTACTATTCCTGAAGTACATGCAGCAAAAGAATGGTATAACAGTATCTATGCTTAA
- a CDS encoding NUDIX hydrolase — translation MEQEIVKVFNELHEQIGTATRAEVHEKGLWHETFHCWLVNEDYIYFQVRSSQKKDYPGLLDITAAGHLLAIETVESGIREVKEELGLDIDVHEVVKMGMTSCSIVSENMIDNEFCHVYIYPFQHDWDSFVLQYEEVSGVVRARLDEAEAFFLGETTTLNIEGYEYFPDGQRMKIVRPVSNAQFVPYRELYVAQVIKFAREKIFNQT, via the coding sequence ATGGAACAAGAAATTGTAAAAGTGTTTAACGAACTGCATGAGCAAATTGGCACAGCGACACGGGCAGAAGTACATGAAAAAGGGCTTTGGCATGAGACATTTCATTGCTGGCTTGTCAATGAAGACTATATTTATTTTCAAGTACGTAGCTCGCAGAAAAAGGATTACCCAGGGTTGCTTGATATTACAGCAGCAGGGCATCTATTAGCTATTGAAACAGTTGAGTCAGGTATTCGTGAAGTAAAAGAAGAACTGGGTCTCGATATAGATGTCCATGAAGTAGTGAAAATGGGCATGACCTCTTGTAGTATCGTTTCTGAAAATATGATCGACAATGAATTTTGCCATGTCTACATATATCCCTTCCAACATGATTGGGATTCCTTTGTATTACAGTATGAAGAAGTCTCTGGTGTAGTGAGAGCAAGACTTGATGAAGCAGAGGCATTTTTCTTAGGAGAAACAACGACGTTAAATATTGAAGGCTACGAATATTTTCCAGATGGTCAACGCATGAAAATTGTCCGACCAGTTAGTAACGCACAATTTGTTCCTTATCGAGAACTATATGTTGCACAAGTAATAAAATTTGCACGCGAAAAAATATTTAATCAGACATGA
- a CDS encoding AI-2E family transporter, with translation MKVTRKVWFQVGVGILLTLLIIKYFIEIHWIFSPLVIILKAIFVPLLLGGVLYYVTEPIQRFLEKRRMPRWASILTIVFGLIAIAGIFGWIIGNPIAEQVNKLVKNAPMISTSISTSIQQLTDYVTQNKDNFPQQLNDVIEKMANSVQDIAVVASKGFVSFLQSIVSVSLLAILIPFFFIFMLKDHEKFAPSIYKYFSGERQQWVKKTLSEIDDVLRSYIQGQLQISFLLALIMYVGYLIIGLEYSLLLVIFAFFMNMIPFIGPWIAFAPALIVAVIQDPILVVWVSVVTLVAQQIDSNFITPNVMGKSLDIHPLTVITIILAAGNIAGFIGIIIAVPFYAVLKVIVSNIYDQRNAIKKKATKSV, from the coding sequence ATGAAAGTGACGAGGAAAGTTTGGTTTCAAGTAGGCGTAGGGATATTACTTACACTACTAATCATTAAATATTTTATAGAGATTCATTGGATTTTTTCACCACTAGTCATTATATTAAAAGCTATTTTTGTGCCTTTATTACTTGGTGGTGTCCTATATTATGTGACTGAACCGATTCAGAGATTTTTAGAAAAACGGAGAATGCCTAGATGGGCAAGTATATTGACAATTGTATTTGGGTTAATAGCGATTGCGGGGATATTTGGCTGGATTATCGGTAATCCGATTGCCGAGCAAGTCAATAAATTAGTGAAGAATGCCCCTATGATTAGTACGAGTATTAGTACGAGCATCCAACAACTAACAGACTATGTAACGCAAAATAAAGATAATTTCCCACAGCAATTAAATGATGTTATTGAAAAAATGGCGAATTCTGTACAGGATATCGCAGTAGTAGCGAGTAAGGGATTTGTGTCCTTTTTACAATCCATTGTTTCTGTGTCGTTATTAGCTATTTTAATTCCATTCTTCTTTATTTTTATGCTAAAGGATCATGAAAAATTTGCCCCATCTATCTATAAATATTTCAGTGGCGAGCGTCAACAATGGGTAAAAAAGACATTAAGTGAAATTGATGATGTATTACGCAGTTATATTCAGGGACAACTGCAGATTAGCTTTTTATTAGCACTCATCATGTATGTCGGTTATTTAATTATTGGATTAGAATATTCGTTACTGTTAGTGATCTTTGCGTTCTTTATGAATATGATCCCATTCATTGGGCCTTGGATAGCCTTTGCTCCAGCATTGATTGTGGCAGTTATTCAAGATCCTATTCTAGTTGTTTGGGTATCTGTTGTAACCCTTGTTGCACAGCAAATAGATAGCAACTTTATTACACCAAATGTCATGGGAAAATCACTCGATATTCACCCATTAACCGTTATTACAATTATTTTAGCAGCGGGTAATATTGCAGGCTTTATTGGTATTATTATTGCTGTACCATTTTACGCGGTACTAAAGGTTATCGTATCTAATATTTATGATCAACGTAATGCGATTAAGAAAAAAGCGACGAAGTCAGTATAG